tgtgagtgaaggCAGTGTTCTTTCTATGTGTGGATGAAGACAGTGCAGTGTGAGGTCTGATAAAGCGTTAGCTCCAGGGCAGTTGGGggaaagagaaacacagagcAGGAGTAGAGTTTCCCACGCCTCAGGTTTCCCTGTCAAAGCTGGCTGGGTACAAAGGAAGCCCTATACAGGTGGGAGGGAAGTGGGACTGGGGGCTGTTTAGTAACTGCAGCCAGTTTTGCCTGGATGAACATTGTGATGGGGATGCATGGGGAGTCCCTGCAAGAGTGTGTTGTTACTTCCATATCTCTACATCTGATTGCCAAAGGATATGTATGTAGGAAATGTAGTGGTGCATATATTatagagtgtgaatgtgtgtgactAAAGGAGGTGCTGAGTAATCTGGATCACAGTTTCAGATTCCAAAAGTCAACTGTGGTCAGAGTTGTATACATTTGGAAGCATGAAGCATTTTTTTGATAACATTTTTTATGTCACTGAATCTGAGTCTTTATTTTGAGTTAGTCTCTCATTTTAGTGTGGTCATAAGTGACATAATATGACTTATATAGAGCCAGTAGTGACTGGTGATACCAGTTTACTTTCACTCAGTACTCAGGACTCTTAAAAGGAACATTATCTTTGCCTTTTATCTTTTTTGCCAGTAtgtaaaaaatgttattaatacTTTGTGGTCACACTAAGGACACTAAGGACACCCACAATATAGTAAAACTCTTAGTTTCCCCAAAAAGGTTTTGATTGGTGTGCTCTAGTTaaagtgtgttaagtgtgtaaaaCCAAAAATTAGATGGAGGTATAGATGGAGATTCACTCACCAGTGACTTGCCGTTGTGTGAGTCATACGTGCTGTGAGTGGAGTACATAGGAATGTCGGGGTTATAATAGCCCATTGGGTCTGGATCAGACACATTCATGAAGCCACGCTGTTTCCACCAACAGCACCAAAACAGCAGCTGTGAGGAGGAGCATGCTTTATTTTACGTTTCAGCAAAACAATGACACAACAACCATGTTCCATTCACAGCAAGAGCACATCAGCGTGAACAACAGACTTGTTGCACCCAAGAGACATCAAGAATTCAGTGCAGAAATTCAGTGCAGAAATTTCACAATAGCTTCACTATGTAACAATATATTTATGGAATAGAAAAGAAGAAACATAATTGTTAATTGTTAtttaaatgttacataaatgtTATTGTATGATACAGCTTAGGTATTTTTGAATGGTTTGATTGGTAGTCTATTTAAGGCTCACCAGCAGTATGAGGAGGACAAGCATGAAGAATAGTATAATAGCCGCCAGCACGAGGATGGCAATGCCCCAACCAGGCACACCCTGCTCTGTTTCCACTGTGTGTGATCCTTCAGGTTCTGTGGGATTTTGTGTTACAGTTTTACCCACACTTTCTGATGAACTGGAAGCAGACATGGTTGATATGTTGCTGCTTGGATGTACTGTCGTGGTTGAAGAACTGGAAGCAGACATGGTTGATATGTTGCTGCTTGGATGTACTGTTGTGGTTGAAGATCTGGTAGTAGACATGGTTGATCTGTTGCTGCTTGGATGTACTGTTGTGGTTGAAGATCTGGTAGTAGACATGGTTGATCTGTTGCTGCTTGGATGTACTGTCGTGGTTGAAGACCTGGTAGCAGATATGGTTGATCTGTTGCTGCTTGGATGTACTGTTGTGGTTGAAGAACTGGTAGCAGACATGGTTGATATGTTGCTGCTCGGACGTACTGTCATGGTTGAAGAACTGGCAGGAAAGATGGTTGAAAGACTGGTATCAGTGGTGGATGAGACGAAGGCGCTTGAAAGCACTTCCATACTTCTGCTGTCTGAAGTAGTCTGAGAAGTAGAATTGGTGAAGCCATGGCTATGAGTGGTAGAATAAGTTTGTGGGGGTGTGGTTGAGGAATTATCATCTATTGATTTGCTTTGGCCACTGGAGGTTGAGGCTGAAGTTGTAGAAATTGCAGACTTTTCATTTCCATCTTGATGGTGTTCAGTGCTGGTGGGGGATGTAGTCATAGCGGTGGTAGAATCAGAAATGTTTGTCAAGAAAGGGAGTTGGACAGGAATGGGTTCCTGATCTGGAAGGGGAAGACAGAGTCATATTGATAGTTAAGGATTTACAATCATGCATTACTatgtaatgtgtttataatCTATAGTGTAATATTCTTTTGAGAAACAATACGAGGGATGTTTTACCTGCGGTATAGTTGATGTTTAGGTCCAGCGTCAAAAGCGAGTGGTGGTGTTCATAATTGTTAACAAACACCTGCTTTACCTTCTCTCCACTTTCCTGCTTAGTACCAAATATCACTGTGGAATTGGCAATCACAGATCCATTGctgaggaaaataaaatttacaCATTATAAAAGGACTAAAGCAGATTTACGCCAGACCAAAACTTACAAAAACAAGCCATCTTTTTTGTTTAATCTACTTTAATATTGTACttcaaatttattatttataaagtatttactgtttaacctttttatttacctgaAAGTCATCTCTGCAATCTTTTGATACTCTACTGCTGATGTAAAGTTATAGATCtcagaaaactgaaaaaaatggggaaaattaagatgtttatgaaaaaaaatgtatattactAATAATGTCAGACTACTAGTCAGTTACATTCTTTGAGTGTATGATTACTCATTAATGAAGTTTTTTGGGGTTactctgtgtctttctttctgtctgagaAAAATAAGACCTCTTACCACATTCTCAACCTCCCGTCGTAGTACTTTATAGCTCTGTGAGTGGTGGTCCTCAAGAGATTCATTGTAAATCTGATTAGTTATTTTTATGCTAATCATAAAGGCAGAGAATTCATATGAAATTTTTGTGCCAACTTCAGGTGCTGCTGTGGTATCGCCAGCGGTAATAACACCTGCACAATCAAAGCCAagaaaatatttactcaagATAATCAGCTATCGGTCAAATGGTCAAACATTCTTATTTCAACATATAATGAGATAAAGACATAAAAGTTATGCTGCATTGTCTTTATATTAAGAAATTTTCATTCAAAATGTGGGACAACTGGAGTGTAGATACAAAATGTGTGACAATGACACGagaatattttacaaaaatgaaataatctccttcaaaataaataaataaataaaataatactgtaatatatatTAATGCAGTACTTATATattacttattatatatatatatataaattacattGTATTCATTCCATACATGTTTTCTAGTGGTCCTTgaggaaaataaaatctaaGCATTATATACTTTTTATAGAAAAGATTGCCAAGTAAATTTGTATGATGACTTCTTAAGAAGAACATTTAATGAAATTCAGTTATTCACAGCtttgacaaagaaaaaaatgttgctCATAATTGTAAAAATATTGCAAATTGATCTCCTCGTTTcatctttatttctgtacatcAAAGAATATTTTAACACCTTACCTGACCAAAGTACTAGGAGCCCAATAATCCAATAAAGATTCATCATTTCTCTGATGATTACGCACATTAGTGCTAATCCTTCAGCCTGGAAACTCTTCTGCTCAGCTTTTGTCCGGATAGAAACAGTGCTTTAGATGCAGTGCCTCACTTTGAGAGTGAACAGTCCCTTTATTGTTTGTGCACCTGAGCAGGCATTGGGGTGGGACCCATCTGCTTAATCAGTGGGCCACATCCATGTGGATACATTAGTCTACACAGGCAGCAAAATGGAACTATGCTTCTGCATGcaaatgatgaaaaaatcatagaTTGGAATTGAgtgaaaaaaattttttctgTGACTGTGGAAGATACCTTTATTGTTTAAAGAGTTCATGAAGAGGTTAtcaataagataagataagacaaaCCTCCTCAACTAGGTGTTCATCCTGAAATGATGCTCAGTACTGCCCACTAGTGACACATTTTGGAGCTTTATTGAAGATCAGTTAGATGTTACTTTTGAATTGTAGTTTAAAACGTGTAAAAGATTAACAGATATAGATAAAGGAAAAGCCTCACAGATAGTGATCAGTTGAAACATGTGAACCTATGCAGCACAAGCAAGATGTCTTTGTGATATTATTAACAATCAAAGACAGTTATGGAAAATTTGAAAGTAGGTAGCCTCTTTGCGGTTTTTAAATTGAGGTCACGACACATCAGTAGCTTTGTTGACGAATGAAATGAAGGTAACATGCTATTCTTAGCAGTTTTCATTTTTCTTAAGTATCAGTCGAAGAGGTTAGTCAAGATAACAAGATGCTTTACAGCTTCTTTCTGATTTTTCTAATTCAGCTTATATGTACTGGTAAGACAAAAAAATTaagatatgttaaaaaaaaaaaaaaaaaaattttgttttactttttttcttttgtgttatAGGTGGGAATCTGGTCTTCCAGTCTTCCAGTCTGACTGTGGATGTTGGTACAAATGTCACATTAATTTGTGATATTGCAACTGCATTTGGTCAATGCTCCTCTGTCAGATGGCTGCTGTACCAACAAGAAACTGGCCTTAAGATCTACATCTCAGGCATCAGGACCATTACCAGAAAAGCCCAGCAAGACACACTATGTACAATGCAAATTTCCAGAGTCTGTCCTTCAGATAACGGCACTTATTATTGTTTACTGTTAAATGAAGGTGTGGATTTTATGGGCAATGGAACAGAGCTGACAGTCATGGGTAAACATCCTTAAGCTAtactcatttaaaatgaaatgtatgtactgtatgtattctGGTCTCGAGCGTGTATTGTGTTTgaagtcatgttttgttttacagCTCCAGATATATCCAGCAAGCAGAAGGTGAATACTCATGACCTCAAGACAGATTTACAACAAggtattatttttttagttttttg
The nucleotide sequence above comes from Hemibagrus wyckioides isolate EC202008001 linkage group LG01, SWU_Hwy_1.0, whole genome shotgun sequence. Encoded proteins:
- the LOC131354540 gene encoding uncharacterized protein LOC131354540; amino-acid sequence: MCVIIREMMNLYWIIGLLVLWSGVITAGDTTAAPEVGTKISYEFSAFMISIKITNQIYNESLEDHHSQSYKVLRREVENVFSEIYNFTSAVEYQKIAEMTFSNGSVIANSTVIFGTKQESGEKVKQVFVNNYEHHHSLLTLDLNINYTADQEPIPVQLPFLTNISDSTTAMTTSPTSTEHHQDGNEKSAISTTSASTSSGQSKSIDDNSSTTPPQTYSTTHSHGFTNSTSQTTSDSRSMEVLSSAFVSSTTDTSLSTIFPASSSTMTVRPSSNISTMSATSSSTTTVHPSSNRSTISATRSSTTTVHPSSNRSTMSTTRSSTTTVHPSSNRSTMSTTRSSTTTVHPSSNISTMSASSSSTTTVHPSSNISTMSASSSSESVGKTVTQNPTEPEGSHTVETEQGVPGWGIAILVLAAIILFFMLVLLILLLLFWCCWWKQRGFMNVSDPDPMGYYNPDIPMYSTHSTYDSHNGKSLNLN